In Streptantibioticus cattleyicolor NRRL 8057 = DSM 46488, a genomic segment contains:
- a CDS encoding L,D-transpeptidase, giving the protein MGLLAAVAVLPLALSGTAAGHGPGHPPGHGAGRAEVSGAAAGHGHGHGRPKDRRRTVPPVPAGRGTAGVPLGQLVPGIPLPPGVGDTPDQVYSPPRVLRGHPAPPDRHGPEPTAAQLAAAERVEYVPADDAAAVHRGVRPYCSPHTGPYQREVERFLGLTPSRGRQTPVTCEAIRRYQQDHRIRPAIGFAGPVTWGIMQDEEAEERGADETQRELLAHSRCPAGPYRIACVDQNRQVMWVQRNHRVVFGPVRVRTGRPSTRTRNGLHRVYLRHRHWTSTIYHTPMPYAQFFDGGIAFHGVYESIYAPPGSYGCVNMRLKDAKRLWRVLHMRDRVYVWGHKPA; this is encoded by the coding sequence GTGGGACTGCTCGCGGCGGTGGCGGTGCTCCCGCTGGCGCTGAGCGGTACGGCCGCGGGGCACGGGCCGGGGCATCCGCCGGGCCACGGCGCCGGCCGCGCGGAGGTGTCCGGCGCGGCAGCGGGGCACGGCCACGGCCACGGCCGCCCGAAGGACCGCCGCCGTACCGTGCCGCCGGTGCCCGCCGGGCGCGGTACGGCCGGCGTGCCGCTGGGGCAGCTGGTGCCGGGCATCCCGCTGCCGCCCGGGGTCGGCGACACGCCCGACCAGGTCTACTCCCCGCCCCGGGTGCTCCGGGGCCACCCGGCGCCCCCGGACCGGCACGGCCCGGAGCCCACGGCGGCGCAGCTCGCGGCGGCCGAGCGGGTGGAGTACGTCCCGGCGGACGACGCCGCCGCGGTGCACCGCGGGGTGCGCCCGTACTGCTCGCCGCACACCGGCCCGTACCAGCGCGAGGTGGAGCGCTTCCTGGGCCTGACGCCGTCCCGGGGCCGGCAGACCCCCGTCACCTGCGAGGCGATCCGCCGGTACCAGCAGGACCACCGGATCCGTCCGGCCATCGGCTTCGCCGGGCCGGTGACCTGGGGGATCATGCAGGACGAGGAGGCCGAGGAACGCGGCGCCGACGAGACGCAGCGCGAGCTGCTGGCCCACTCGCGCTGCCCGGCCGGCCCCTACCGGATCGCCTGCGTCGACCAGAACAGGCAGGTGATGTGGGTGCAGCGCAACCACCGGGTGGTCTTCGGCCCGGTACGGGTGCGCACCGGTCGGCCGTCCACCCGCACCCGCAACGGCCTGCACCGCGTCTACCTGCGGCACCGCCACTGGACGTCGACGATCTACCACACCCCGATGCCGTACGCGCAGTTCTTCGACGGCGGCATCGCGTTCCACGGCGTCTACGAGTCGATCTACGCCCCGCCCGGCAGCTACGGCTGCGTCAACATGCGCCTGAAGGATGCCAAGCGGCTGTGGCGCGTGCTCCACATGCGCGACCGCGTCTACGTGTGGGGCCACAAGCCGGCCTGA
- a CDS encoding TolB family protein — protein MNILRRRGLAALTTAVALTAGTTALAVPAASAASTPSDGLIAMDNGNGILTVQPDGGGLRSLGGGLRQPAWSPDGSRLVSDDVTGLSTQRYDGTGSYALPSATGAFQDPAYWYAAQDVVFSSAGRLMAQRSDGTTTAWQVLSAAHEPSGVCDDHPAAEYRHGYLYFARHTGRSGNGCAGASAIWKYDPATRAVTKVADNADQPAVSSDGGKLAFVRTVAGHRQVFTARADGSGARRLTTGDTDHTDPDWAPTGTRLVMEATSATTHDVVITDAAGTTTTTVYGNGYHPKWQPLRTDHVMRVWGNNASATAIAGSRFNWAGPPSATPRRVCCRPRRRC, from the coding sequence TTGAACATTCTCCGGCGCCGCGGACTCGCGGCGCTCACCACCGCGGTCGCGTTGACCGCGGGCACCACCGCGCTGGCCGTCCCGGCGGCGTCGGCGGCCAGCACGCCGTCCGACGGCCTGATCGCCATGGACAACGGCAACGGCATCCTCACCGTCCAGCCGGACGGCGGCGGCCTGCGGTCCCTGGGGGGCGGACTGCGGCAGCCGGCCTGGTCACCGGACGGCAGCCGGCTCGTCTCCGACGACGTGACCGGGCTGAGCACCCAGCGCTACGACGGCACCGGCTCGTACGCCCTGCCGTCGGCCACCGGCGCCTTCCAGGACCCGGCGTACTGGTACGCCGCGCAGGACGTGGTCTTCAGCTCGGCCGGGCGCCTGATGGCCCAGCGTTCGGACGGCACCACCACCGCGTGGCAGGTGCTCTCCGCGGCCCACGAGCCGTCGGGCGTCTGCGACGACCACCCGGCCGCCGAATACCGGCACGGCTACCTGTACTTCGCCCGCCACACCGGGCGTTCCGGCAACGGGTGCGCGGGCGCCTCGGCCATCTGGAAGTACGACCCGGCGACCCGCGCGGTCACCAAGGTGGCCGACAACGCCGACCAGCCGGCCGTCTCGTCCGACGGCGGCAAGCTCGCCTTCGTCCGCACCGTGGCCGGCCACCGCCAGGTCTTCACGGCCCGCGCCGACGGCTCCGGCGCCCGCCGGCTCACCACCGGCGACACCGACCACACCGATCCCGACTGGGCGCCGACCGGCACCCGGCTGGTGATGGAGGCGACCTCGGCCACCACGCACGACGTGGTGATCACCGACGCCGCCGGCACCACGACCACCACGGTGTACGGCAACGGCTACCACCCCAAGTGGCAGCCGTTGCGCACCGATCACGTGATGCGGGTGTGGGGGAACAACGCCTCGGCCACCGCGATCGCCGGCTCCCGGTTCAACTGGGCTGGGCCACCGTCGGCCACCCCGAGGCGGGTCTGCTGCCGGCCACGGCGGCGGTGCTGA
- the tsaB gene encoding tRNA (adenosine(37)-N6)-threonylcarbamoyltransferase complex dimerization subunit type 1 TsaB translates to MLLLALDTATPAVTAALHDDTTLLAEHTVVDARRHGELLLPVVDQVLRDAGVKLDAVTDVVVGAGPGPYTGLRVGLVTATSFGDALGVPVHGVCTLDAIAYAAGRAGLTEGPFTVATDARRKEVYWARYASPLERIGEPAVDRPAEIAERVAGVPAVGAGAALYPEVFGDVREPAHVSAGALAALAAERLAAHGTFLPPLPLYLRRPDAQVPAGYKAVLPK, encoded by the coding sequence GTGCTTCTACTCGCTTTGGACACCGCCACCCCCGCCGTCACCGCCGCCCTCCACGACGACACCACCCTCCTCGCCGAGCACACCGTCGTCGACGCCCGCCGCCACGGCGAACTGCTGCTGCCGGTGGTGGACCAGGTGCTGCGCGACGCCGGGGTGAAGCTGGACGCGGTGACCGATGTCGTGGTGGGCGCCGGGCCGGGCCCGTACACCGGGCTGCGGGTCGGGCTGGTGACCGCCACGTCGTTCGGGGACGCGCTGGGCGTACCCGTGCACGGCGTGTGCACCCTGGACGCCATCGCGTACGCCGCCGGCCGGGCCGGGCTGACCGAGGGGCCGTTCACCGTGGCCACCGACGCCCGGCGCAAGGAGGTCTACTGGGCGCGGTACGCCTCGCCGCTGGAGCGGATCGGCGAGCCGGCCGTGGACCGGCCCGCCGAGATCGCCGAGCGGGTGGCCGGGGTGCCCGCGGTGGGCGCCGGGGCCGCGCTCTACCCGGAGGTCTTCGGCGACGTCCGCGAGCCCGCGCACGTCTCGGCGGGGGCGCTCGCCGCGCTGGCCGCCGAACGCCTCGCCGCGCACGGCACATTCCTGCCGCCGCTCCCGCTCTACCTGCGCCGGCCGGACGCCCAGGTCCCGGCCGGGTACAAGGCGGTGCTCCCCAAGTGA
- a CDS encoding alpha/beta fold hydrolase produces MARGGGAADGTGGAARTAGLLGAAIGVLAAGAAAGVAVERMTVGRGIRRKARLALDAAGPYGTLRGEPGTTRAEDGTELYYEVEEAAAPAGNGAAPLTVVFSHGYCLNQDSWHFQRLALRGLVRAVYWDQRSHGRSGRGAAQRAGEAATIDQLGRDLKAVIDAAAPHGPLVLAGHSMGGMTVMALAEQFPELIAERVAGVFFAGTSAGKLAAVTLGLPAAGAKAFRVLAPGVLRALGSQAALVERGRRATADLFAGIVKRYSFASEVDPGVARLAERMIESTPIDVVAEFYPAFTEHEKIEALVVLDGLPALVVAGDKDLLTPLEHSEAIVEKLPGARLVVVPEAGHLALLEYPELVNAELAALLVEAAGTVGAPLPEAVRELARHDGTGGTDDDPAADAPAEGR; encoded by the coding sequence GTGGCACGGGGTGGTGGCGCGGCCGACGGCACCGGTGGCGCGGCGCGCACCGCGGGGCTGCTCGGCGCGGCGATCGGGGTGCTCGCGGCGGGCGCGGCGGCCGGTGTCGCGGTAGAACGGATGACCGTGGGACGCGGCATACGACGCAAGGCACGGCTCGCGCTCGACGCGGCGGGTCCCTACGGCACGCTGCGCGGTGAGCCGGGCACCACCCGCGCCGAGGACGGCACCGAGCTGTACTACGAGGTGGAGGAGGCCGCCGCGCCGGCCGGCAACGGCGCCGCACCGCTGACCGTGGTCTTCAGCCACGGCTACTGCCTCAACCAGGACTCCTGGCACTTCCAGCGGCTGGCGCTGCGCGGGCTGGTCCGGGCGGTCTACTGGGACCAGCGCAGCCACGGGCGTTCCGGGCGCGGGGCCGCGCAGCGCGCCGGGGAGGCGGCCACCATCGACCAGCTCGGCCGCGATCTGAAGGCGGTCATCGACGCGGCGGCGCCGCACGGCCCGCTGGTGCTCGCCGGTCACTCGATGGGCGGCATGACGGTGATGGCGCTGGCCGAGCAGTTTCCCGAGCTGATCGCGGAGCGGGTGGCCGGGGTCTTCTTCGCGGGGACGTCGGCGGGGAAGCTGGCCGCGGTGACGCTGGGGCTGCCGGCCGCGGGCGCCAAGGCGTTCCGGGTGCTGGCCCCGGGGGTGCTGCGGGCGCTGGGCAGCCAGGCGGCGCTGGTGGAACGCGGCCGGCGGGCCACCGCCGACCTGTTCGCCGGGATCGTCAAGCGCTACTCGTTCGCCTCCGAGGTCGACCCGGGGGTCGCCAGGCTCGCCGAGCGGATGATCGAGTCGACGCCGATCGACGTGGTCGCCGAGTTCTACCCGGCCTTCACCGAGCACGAGAAGATCGAGGCGCTGGTGGTGCTGGACGGGCTCCCGGCGCTGGTGGTCGCCGGTGACAAGGACCTGCTCACCCCGCTCGAACACAGCGAGGCGATCGTCGAGAAGCTCCCCGGGGCCCGGCTGGTGGTGGTCCCCGAGGCGGGCCACCTGGCGCTGCTGGAGTACCCGGAGCTGGTCAACGCCGAGCTGGCGGCGCTGCTGGTGGAGGCCGCCGGGACGGTCGGTGCGCCGCTGCCGGAGGCCGTCCGCGAGCTGGCCCGGCACGACGGCACCGGCGGGACGGACGACGACCCCGCGGCGGACGCCCCGGCCGAGGGACGTTGA
- the alr gene encoding alanine racemase, with the protein MNEDEAPGTTARTWAEIDLAALRANVGALRSRLTGGAALMAVVKADAYGHGMVPCARAARAAGAEWLGTATPQEALALRAAGVDGRVLCWLWTPGGPWREAIEADVDVTVSGMWALREVTAAARAAGRPARVQLKADTGLGRNGCQPHDWPELVAAARAAERDGLLRVTGVWSHFACADEPGHPSIAAQLTAFRQALATAEAAGLDPEVRHIANSPATLTLPESHFDLVRTGVSMYGISPVPQLAGPAEYGLRPVMTLLANVASVKRVPGGHGVSYGHLYTTPGQTTLALIPAGYADGIPRHASGTGPVLVAGKWRTVAGRVAMDQFVVDLGGDTARTGERAVLFGPGDRGEPTAEDWARAAGTIAYEIVTRIGPRVPRVHLGADDGPVGR; encoded by the coding sequence ATGAACGAGGACGAGGCACCCGGCACCACGGCGCGCACGTGGGCCGAGATCGATCTGGCGGCCCTGCGGGCCAACGTGGGCGCGCTGCGGTCCCGGCTGACGGGCGGCGCCGCGCTGATGGCCGTGGTCAAGGCGGACGCGTACGGGCACGGCATGGTCCCGTGCGCCCGCGCGGCCCGGGCGGCCGGGGCCGAGTGGCTGGGCACGGCGACCCCGCAGGAGGCCCTGGCGCTGCGCGCGGCCGGGGTCGACGGGCGGGTGCTGTGCTGGCTGTGGACGCCCGGCGGCCCATGGCGCGAGGCGATCGAGGCCGACGTCGACGTGACGGTGAGCGGGATGTGGGCGCTGCGGGAGGTCACCGCCGCCGCCCGGGCCGCCGGCCGCCCGGCCCGGGTGCAGCTCAAGGCCGACACCGGGCTGGGCCGCAACGGCTGCCAGCCGCACGACTGGCCGGAGCTGGTGGCCGCGGCCCGCGCCGCCGAACGGGACGGGCTGCTGCGGGTCACCGGGGTGTGGTCGCACTTCGCCTGCGCCGACGAGCCCGGCCACCCGTCCATCGCCGCCCAGCTGACCGCCTTCCGGCAGGCGCTGGCCACCGCCGAGGCGGCCGGCCTCGACCCCGAGGTGCGCCACATCGCCAACTCGCCGGCCACCCTGACGCTCCCGGAGTCCCACTTCGACCTGGTGCGCACGGGGGTGTCGATGTACGGCATCTCGCCGGTGCCGCAGCTCGCCGGGCCCGCCGAGTACGGGCTGCGGCCGGTGATGACGCTGCTGGCGAACGTCGCCTCGGTCAAGCGGGTCCCCGGCGGCCACGGCGTCTCCTACGGCCATCTGTACACCACGCCGGGCCAGACCACGCTGGCGCTGATCCCGGCCGGGTACGCGGACGGCATCCCGCGGCACGCCTCGGGCACCGGTCCGGTGCTGGTGGCCGGCAAGTGGCGGACGGTGGCCGGCCGGGTGGCCATGGACCAGTTCGTGGTCGACCTCGGCGGGGACACCGCGCGTACCGGTGAACGGGCGGTGCTCTTCGGCCCCGGCGACCGGGGCGAGCCGACCGCCGAGGACTGGGCGCGGGCCGCGGGCACCATCGCGTACGAGATCGTCACCCGGATCGGCCCCCGGGTGCCGCGCGTCCACCTCGGCGCGGACGACGGGCCCGTGGGGCGGTAG
- a CDS encoding L,D-transpeptidase — translation MARIASGTIVTGLTAAALAGVGVLAWQASAAPDHTGRAHPATSAQAKPSTAPSKPPAPRTPAVPADSGSGKRVVYSLAGKRVWLVEADGHVARTFPVVPGTLAPAPGTYHVTYRAPQTTGSDKVAIEHLIVFDVVEGRNIGFSAAVDGSLPTAQNPGIKTGGIRERTADGDAMWPFAPKGATVVVTP, via the coding sequence ATGGCAAGGATCGCCTCCGGCACCATCGTCACCGGGCTCACCGCAGCGGCTCTCGCCGGCGTCGGCGTGCTCGCCTGGCAGGCGTCGGCGGCGCCGGACCACACCGGGCGGGCGCATCCGGCGACCTCGGCGCAGGCGAAGCCGAGCACCGCGCCGAGCAAGCCGCCCGCGCCGCGGACCCCGGCGGTGCCGGCCGACTCCGGCAGCGGCAAGCGCGTCGTGTACTCGCTGGCCGGCAAGCGGGTCTGGCTGGTCGAGGCCGACGGGCACGTGGCCCGCACGTTCCCGGTCGTACCGGGAACACTGGCCCCCGCCCCGGGCACGTACCACGTCACGTACCGCGCCCCCCAGACGACCGGCTCGGACAAGGTGGCCATCGAGCACCTGATCGTCTTCGACGTGGTCGAGGGGCGGAACATCGGCTTCAGCGCCGCGGTGGACGGCTCGCTGCCGACCGCGCAGAACCCGGGGATCAAGACCGGCGGCATCCGGGAGCGCACCGCCGACGGCGACGCCATGTGGCCCTTCGCGCCCAAGGGCGCGACCGTCGTGGTGACCCCGTAG
- the tsaE gene encoding tRNA (adenosine(37)-N6)-threonylcarbamoyltransferase complex ATPase subunit type 1 TsaE gives MGTTQDASQAPVQVRMVLGTAEETRELGRRLAALLRPGDLVVLSGELGAGKTTLTRGIGEGLGVRGAVTSPTFVIARVHPSLTGGPALVHVDAYRLGGGLDEMEDLDLDVSLTESVVVVEWGEGKVEELTDERLHITIHRGLGEDNDDGRQIVLTGVGPRWAGGELAAATAPR, from the coding sequence ATGGGTACGACTCAGGACGCTTCGCAGGCCCCGGTACAGGTGCGGATGGTGCTCGGCACCGCCGAGGAGACGCGGGAGCTGGGCCGGCGGCTCGCCGCGCTGCTGCGCCCCGGGGACCTGGTGGTGCTCAGCGGTGAGCTGGGCGCGGGCAAGACCACGCTGACCCGGGGCATCGGTGAGGGGCTGGGGGTGCGCGGCGCGGTGACCTCGCCCACGTTCGTGATCGCCCGGGTCCACCCGTCGCTGACCGGCGGGCCGGCGCTGGTGCACGTGGACGCCTACCGGCTCGGCGGCGGCCTGGACGAGATGGAGGACCTCGACCTGGACGTGTCGCTCACCGAGTCCGTGGTGGTCGTGGAGTGGGGTGAGGGCAAGGTCGAGGAGCTGACCGACGAGCGGCTGCACATCACCATCCACCGCGGCCTGGGCGAGGACAACGACGACGGGCGGCAGATCGTGCTGACCGGGGTGGGCCCGCGCTGGGCCGGTGGCGAACTGGCCGCGGCGACGGCACCCCGCTGA
- the rimI gene encoding ribosomal protein S18-alanine N-acetyltransferase, whose protein sequence is MRWWDLDAVTELENDLFPDDAWSRGMFWSELADARHPAATRHYVVAEEPDGRITGYAGLAAVAGTGDVQTIAVARDRWGSGLGARLLTELLRQATAFECREVLLEVRVDNTRAQRLYERFGFEPIGFRRGYYQPGNVDALVMRLTLAPGGDAAAGASEPVQGLTHG, encoded by the coding sequence ATGCGCTGGTGGGACCTGGACGCGGTGACGGAGCTGGAGAACGATCTCTTCCCGGACGACGCCTGGTCCCGCGGGATGTTCTGGTCGGAGCTGGCCGACGCCCGTCATCCGGCGGCCACCCGGCACTACGTGGTCGCCGAGGAGCCCGACGGCCGGATCACCGGTTACGCGGGGCTGGCGGCGGTGGCCGGCACCGGTGACGTACAGACCATCGCGGTGGCCCGCGACCGCTGGGGCTCCGGCCTCGGCGCGCGGCTGCTGACCGAGCTGCTGCGGCAGGCCACCGCTTTCGAGTGCCGTGAGGTACTCCTGGAGGTACGGGTGGACAACACCCGTGCGCAACGCCTCTACGAGCGCTTCGGCTTCGAGCCGATCGGCTTCCGGCGCGGCTACTACCAGCCGGGCAACGTGGACGCCCTCGTGATGCGCCTGACCCTCGCGCCCGGTGGCGACGCCGCCGCTGGCGCCTCCGAACCCGTACAAGGACTGACCCATGGCTGA
- a CDS encoding holo-ACP synthase: MIIGVGIDVADVARFAASLERTPALAERLFTPAERVLPGGEPRGAASLAARFAAKEAVAKALGAPAGLRWTDAEIRSDPSGRPRLHVTGTVAARAAELGVAAWHVSLSHDAGIASAVVIAES; this comes from the coding sequence GTGATCATCGGTGTCGGGATCGACGTGGCGGACGTCGCCCGCTTCGCCGCCTCGCTGGAGCGCACCCCCGCGCTGGCGGAACGTCTCTTCACCCCCGCCGAACGGGTCCTCCCCGGCGGCGAGCCACGCGGGGCCGCGTCGCTCGCCGCCCGGTTCGCGGCGAAGGAGGCCGTGGCCAAGGCGCTCGGCGCGCCGGCCGGCCTGCGCTGGACCGACGCCGAGATCCGCTCCGACCCCTCCGGCCGGCCCCGCCTCCACGTCACCGGCACGGTGGCCGCCCGCGCCGCCGAACTCGGCGTCGCCGCCTGGCACGTCTCCCTCAGCCACGACGCCGGCATCGCCTCGGCGGTCGTCATCGCCGAGTCCTGA
- the glmS gene encoding glutamine--fructose-6-phosphate transaminase (isomerizing) has translation MCGIVGYVGSQNALDVVIAGLKRLEYRGYDSAGVAVLADGGLAAAKKAGKLANLEKELAERPLPAGTAGIGHTRWATHGGPTDANAHPHLDNAGRVAVVHNGIIENFAELRAELAERGHELLSETDTEVVSHLLAEAFSSTGDLAEAMRQVCRRLNGAFTLVAVDADAPDVVVGARRNSPLVVGVGDGETFLASDVAAFIAHTRNAVELGQDQVVELRRDGVTVTDFDGNPGEVREYHVDWDASAAEKGGYDYFMLKEIAEQPKAVADTLLGRIDGNGRLTLDEVRIDASALRETDKIVIVACGTAFHAGMIAKYAIEHWTRIPCEVELASEFRYRDPILDPRTLVIAISQSGETMDTLMALRHAREQGSKVLAICNTNGSTIPRESDAVLYTHAGPEVAVASTKAFLTQLVACYLVALYLGQVRGTKWGDEIHSQIRELSDIAKQVDQVLETMEPVRELARSLKDKNTVLFLGRHVGYPVALEGALKLKELAYMHAEGFAAGELKHGPIALIEEDLPVVVVVPSPRGRDVLHDKIVSNIQEIRARGARTIVIAEEGDEAVVPYADHLIRIPATPTLLQPLVATVPLQVFACELATARGNEVDQPRNLAKSVTVE, from the coding sequence ATGTGCGGAATCGTTGGATACGTGGGCAGCCAGAACGCCCTCGACGTGGTCATCGCCGGTCTCAAGCGCCTGGAGTACCGGGGCTACGACTCGGCCGGGGTCGCGGTGCTCGCCGACGGCGGGCTGGCCGCCGCCAAGAAGGCGGGCAAGCTCGCCAACCTGGAGAAGGAGCTGGCCGAGCGCCCGCTGCCGGCCGGTACCGCCGGCATCGGCCACACCCGCTGGGCCACCCACGGCGGCCCCACGGACGCCAACGCCCACCCGCACCTGGACAACGCCGGCCGGGTCGCCGTCGTCCACAACGGCATCATCGAGAACTTCGCCGAGCTCCGCGCCGAGCTGGCCGAGCGCGGCCACGAGCTGCTGTCCGAGACCGACACCGAGGTCGTCTCCCACCTGCTGGCCGAGGCGTTCTCCTCCACCGGCGACCTGGCCGAGGCGATGCGTCAGGTGTGCCGCCGCCTCAACGGCGCCTTCACGCTGGTGGCGGTGGACGCCGACGCCCCGGACGTGGTGGTCGGCGCCCGCCGCAACTCCCCGCTGGTCGTCGGGGTCGGCGACGGCGAGACCTTCCTCGCCTCGGACGTCGCCGCGTTCATCGCGCACACCCGGAACGCCGTGGAGCTGGGCCAGGACCAGGTCGTCGAGCTGCGCCGGGACGGGGTCACCGTCACCGACTTCGACGGCAACCCCGGCGAGGTCCGCGAGTACCACGTGGACTGGGACGCCTCCGCCGCCGAGAAGGGCGGCTACGACTACTTCATGCTCAAGGAGATCGCCGAGCAGCCCAAGGCGGTCGCCGACACCCTGCTGGGCCGGATCGACGGCAACGGCCGGCTCACCCTGGACGAGGTCCGCATCGACGCCTCGGCGCTGCGCGAGACCGACAAGATCGTGATCGTGGCCTGCGGCACCGCGTTCCACGCCGGCATGATCGCCAAGTACGCCATCGAGCACTGGACCCGGATCCCCTGCGAGGTGGAGCTGGCCAGCGAGTTCCGCTACCGCGACCCGATCCTGGACCCGCGCACCCTGGTCATCGCCATCAGCCAGTCCGGCGAGACCATGGACACCCTGATGGCGCTGCGGCACGCCCGGGAGCAGGGCTCCAAGGTGCTCGCCATCTGCAACACCAACGGCTCGACGATCCCGCGCGAGTCCGACGCCGTGCTCTACACGCACGCCGGCCCCGAGGTCGCCGTCGCCTCCACCAAGGCGTTCCTCACCCAGCTCGTCGCCTGCTACCTGGTCGCGCTCTACCTCGGCCAGGTGCGCGGCACCAAGTGGGGCGACGAGATCCACTCCCAGATCCGTGAGCTCTCCGACATCGCCAAGCAGGTCGACCAGGTGCTGGAGACCATGGAGCCGGTACGGGAGCTGGCCCGCTCGCTCAAGGACAAGAACACCGTCCTCTTCCTCGGCCGGCACGTGGGCTACCCGGTGGCCCTGGAGGGCGCGCTCAAGCTCAAGGAGCTGGCCTACATGCACGCCGAGGGCTTCGCGGCCGGCGAGCTCAAGCACGGTCCGATCGCGCTGATCGAGGAGGACCTGCCGGTCGTCGTCGTGGTGCCGTCGCCGCGCGGCCGGGACGTGCTGCACGACAAGATCGTCTCCAACATCCAGGAGATCCGGGCCCGTGGCGCCCGCACCATCGTGATCGCCGAGGAGGGGGACGAGGCGGTGGTCCCCTACGCCGACCACCTGATCCGCATCCCGGCCACCCCCACCCTGCTCCAGCCGCTGGTGGCCACCGTGCCGCTCCAGGTCTTCGCCTGCGAGCTGGCCACCGCCCGGGGCAACGAGGTCGACCAGCCGCGCAACCTGGCGAAGTCGGTCACCGTCGAATGA
- the tsaD gene encoding tRNA (adenosine(37)-N6)-threonylcarbamoyltransferase complex transferase subunit TsaD, giving the protein MADEPLVLGIETSCDETGVGIVRGHTLLADAVASSVDEHARFGGVVPEVASRAHLEAMVPTIQRALKDAGVTARDLDGIAVTAGPGLAGALLVGVSAAKAYAYALGKPLYGVNHLASHICVDQLEHGPLPEPTMALLVSGGHSSLLLAPDITADVRPMGSTIDDAAGEAFDKVARVLGLGFPGGPVIDRYAREGDPEAIRFPRGLTGPRDPLYDFSFSGLKTAVARWVEARRAAGEEVPVADVAASFQEAVTDVLTRKAIRACKDNGVDHLMIGGGVAANSRLRAMAEERCADAGIRLRVPRPKLCTDNGAMVAALGAEMVARGRRPSDWELPADSSLPVTEPHVPGHAHDHDHVHEVSKDNLYA; this is encoded by the coding sequence ATGGCTGACGAACCCCTCGTCCTCGGCATCGAGACCTCCTGCGACGAGACCGGGGTGGGCATCGTGCGCGGCCACACGCTGCTCGCCGACGCGGTGGCCTCCAGCGTCGACGAGCACGCCCGCTTCGGCGGCGTCGTCCCGGAGGTGGCCAGCCGGGCCCATCTGGAGGCGATGGTCCCCACCATCCAGCGGGCGCTGAAGGACGCCGGGGTCACCGCGCGCGACCTGGACGGGATCGCGGTGACCGCGGGCCCGGGCCTGGCCGGCGCGCTGCTGGTCGGCGTCTCGGCGGCCAAGGCGTACGCGTACGCGCTGGGCAAGCCGCTGTACGGGGTCAACCACCTGGCCTCGCACATCTGCGTCGACCAGCTGGAGCACGGCCCGCTGCCGGAGCCGACCATGGCGCTGCTGGTCTCCGGCGGCCACTCCTCGCTGCTGCTCGCCCCCGACATCACCGCCGACGTCCGTCCGATGGGGTCGACCATCGACGACGCGGCCGGGGAGGCGTTCGACAAGGTGGCGCGGGTGCTGGGGCTCGGCTTCCCGGGCGGCCCGGTGATCGACCGGTACGCGCGGGAGGGCGACCCGGAGGCGATCAGGTTCCCGCGCGGGCTGACCGGGCCGCGTGATCCCCTGTACGACTTCTCGTTCTCGGGCCTGAAGACCGCGGTGGCGCGCTGGGTGGAGGCCAGGCGGGCGGCCGGCGAGGAGGTTCCGGTGGCGGACGTCGCCGCCTCGTTCCAGGAGGCGGTCACCGACGTGCTGACCCGCAAGGCGATCCGGGCCTGCAAGGACAACGGCGTCGACCACCTGATGATCGGCGGCGGCGTGGCGGCCAACTCGCGGCTGCGCGCCATGGCCGAGGAGCGCTGCGCGGACGCCGGGATCAGGCTGCGGGTGCCGCGTCCCAAGCTGTGCACGGACAACGGCGCGATGGTGGCCGCGCTCGGCGCCGAGATGGTGGCCCGCGGCCGGCGCCCCTCGGACTGGGAGCTGCCCGCCGACTCCTCGCTGCCGGTCACCGAGCCGCACGTCCCCGGCCACGCGCACGATCACGACCACGTGCACGAGGTGAGCAAGGACAACCTGTACGCATGA